A single genomic interval of Symphalangus syndactylus isolate Jambi chromosome 18, NHGRI_mSymSyn1-v2.1_pri, whole genome shotgun sequence harbors:
- the A4GALT gene encoding lactosylceramide 4-alpha-galactosyltransferase, translating to MSKPPDLLLRLLRGAPRQRVCTLFIIGFKFTFFVSIMIYWHVVGEPKEKGQLYNLPADIPCPALAPPTPPSHGPTPGNIFFLETSDRTNPNFLFMCSVESAARTHPESHVLVLMKGLPGGNASLPRHLGISLLSCFPNVQMLPLDLQELFRDTPLADWYVAVQGRWEPYLLPVLSDASRIALMWKFGGIYLDTDFIVLKNLRNLTNVLGTQSRYVLNGAFLAFERRHEFMALCMRDFVDHYNGWIWGHQGPQLLTRVFKKWCSIRSLAESRACRGVTTLPPEAFYPIPWQDWKKYFEDINPEELPRLLNATYAVHVWNKKSQGTQFEATSRALLAQLHARYCPTTHEAMKMYL from the coding sequence ATGTCCAAGCCCCCCGACCTCCTGCTGCGGCTGCTCCGGGGTGCCCCAAGGCAGCGGGTCTGCACCCTGTTTATCATCGGCTTCAAGTTCACGTTTTTCGTCTCCATCATGATCTACTGGCACGTTGTGGGAGAGCCCAAGGAGAAAGGGCAGCTCTATAACCTGCCAGCAGATATCCCCTGCCCCGCCTtggcaccccccaccccaccctcccacgGCCCCACTCCAGGCAACATCTTCTTCCTGGAGACTTCAGACCGGACCAACCCCAACTTCCTGTTCATGTGCTCGGTGGAGTCGGCCGCCAGAACTCACCCCGAATCCCACGTGCTGGTCCTGATGAAAGGGCTTCCGGGTGGCAACGCCTCCCTGCCCCGGCACCTGGGCATCTCACTTCTGAGCTGCTTCCCGAATGTCCAGATGCTCCCGCTGGACCTGCAGGAGCTGTTCCGGGACACACCCCTGGCTGACTGGTACGTGGCCGTGCAGGGGCGCTGGGAACCCTACCTGCTGCCCGTGCTCTCCGACGCCTCCAGGATCGCGCTCATGTGGAAGTTCGGTGGCATCTACCTGGACACGGACTTTATTGTTCTCAAGAACCTGAGGAACCTGACCAACGTGCTGGGCACCCAGTCCCGCTACGTCCTCAACGGCGCCTTCCTGGCCTTCGAGCGCCGGCACGAGTTCATGGCGCTGTGCATGCGGGACTTCGTGGACCACTACAACGGCTGGATCTGGGGTCACCAGGGCCCACAGCTGCTCACACGGGTCTTCAAGAAGTGGTGTTCCATCCGCAGCCTGGCCGAGAGCCGCGCCTGCCGCGGCGTCACCACCCTGCCCCCCGAGGCCTTCTACCCCATCCCCTGGCAGGACTGGAAGAAGTACTTTGAGGACATCAACCCGGAGGAGCTGCCGCGGCTGCTCAATGCCACCTATGCTGTCCACGTGTGGAACAAGAAGAGCCAGGGCACGCAGTTCGAGGCCACGTCCAGGGCGCTGCTGGCCCAGCTCCATGCCCGCTACTGCCCCACAACGCACGAGGCCATGAAGATGTATTTGTGA